From a region of the Streptacidiphilus albus JL83 genome:
- a CDS encoding LysM peptidoglycan-binding domain-containing protein has product MQSGDTLSAIAAAHGTTWQHLYQDNSSVIGGNPDLIFPGQVITLG; this is encoded by the coding sequence GTGCAGTCCGGTGACACCCTGAGCGCCATCGCGGCCGCCCACGGCACCACCTGGCAGCACCTGTACCAGGACAACTCGTCCGTCATCGGCGGCAACCCGGACCTGATCTTCCCGGGCCAGGTCATCACCCTCGGCTGA
- a CDS encoding ABC transporter ATP-binding protein produces the protein MSRPPGDRLTARRIVRRFGGVTAVDEADLVVPAGRITALTGPNGAGKSTLFDCLSGAQRPDSGRILLSGRDITRLPEHDRARLGLARTFQQIAVFPRLTVGENVRIGAEQAGRRAPAEAARATGRTLALLGLAGLRDRPAAALPGGVLRLVELGRALAADPGVLLLDEPAAGLDRAETERLALLLRALAGNGLAVLLVEHDRELVDRIADTVYTMDRGRTGAVRATAVGGGRSGAA, from the coding sequence GTGAGCCGCCCGCCGGGGGACCGGCTGACCGCCCGGCGGATCGTCCGCCGCTTCGGCGGCGTCACCGCCGTGGACGAGGCCGACCTGGTCGTCCCGGCCGGGCGGATCACCGCGCTGACCGGCCCCAACGGAGCTGGCAAGAGCACCCTCTTCGACTGCCTCAGCGGCGCGCAGCGCCCCGACTCCGGCCGGATCCTGCTCTCCGGGCGCGACATCACCCGGCTGCCCGAGCACGACCGCGCGCGGCTCGGCCTGGCCCGCACCTTCCAGCAGATCGCCGTGTTCCCCCGGCTCACCGTCGGCGAGAACGTCCGGATCGGCGCCGAGCAGGCCGGACGCCGGGCGCCGGCCGAGGCGGCGCGGGCGACCGGGCGCACCCTCGCCCTGCTCGGCCTGGCCGGGCTGCGCGACCGGCCCGCCGCCGCCCTGCCCGGCGGCGTCCTGCGCCTGGTCGAGCTGGGCCGTGCCCTCGCCGCCGACCCCGGCGTGCTGCTGCTGGACGAACCCGCCGCCGGACTCGACCGGGCCGAGACCGAGCGGCTGGCCCTGCTGCTGCGGGCGCTGGCCGGGAACGGACTGGCGGTGCTGCTGGTCGAGCACGACCGCGAACTGGTCGACCGGATCGCCGACACCGTCTACACCATGGACCGGGGCCGGACCGGCGCGGTCCGGGCCACCGCCGTCGGCGGAGGGCGGTCCGGTGCCGCTTGA
- a CDS encoding transglycosylase family protein: MIFRRENDAAITAAAAVEGKAKRNSRIRAAVIAGVVVAAPVAGLVTATTASAASVSTWDAVAQCESSGNWAANTGNGFYGGLQFTPSTWAAFGGTAYASSADQATQGQQITVAEAVLASQGPGAWPVCGPQAGLTAGGAAAQVSTAGSSSSSSSSSSSSDSSSNSSNSYSSNSSSDAAPVASSAPVAAPSTPPPAPRPRPGRDRLRPGLRLHRLRQLHRAVR, translated from the coding sequence ATGATCTTCCGCCGTGAGAACGACGCTGCCATCACCGCCGCCGCTGCCGTTGAGGGCAAGGCCAAGCGCAACAGCCGCATCCGTGCGGCCGTCATCGCCGGTGTGGTCGTCGCCGCCCCCGTGGCCGGTCTGGTCACCGCCACCACCGCCTCCGCCGCCTCGGTCTCCACCTGGGACGCCGTCGCGCAGTGCGAGAGCAGTGGCAACTGGGCGGCCAACACCGGCAACGGCTTCTACGGTGGCCTGCAGTTCACCCCGTCCACCTGGGCCGCCTTCGGTGGCACCGCGTACGCCTCCTCGGCGGACCAGGCCACCCAGGGCCAGCAGATCACCGTCGCCGAGGCCGTCCTCGCCTCCCAGGGCCCCGGCGCCTGGCCGGTCTGCGGCCCCCAGGCCGGCCTCACCGCCGGTGGCGCCGCCGCCCAGGTGAGCACCGCGGGCAGCAGCTCCAGCTCGTCCTCCTCGTCGAGCAGCAGCGACAGCAGCAGCAACAGCTCGAACAGCTACAGCAGCAACAGCAGCTCGGACGCGGCCCCGGTCGCCAGCAGCGCCCCGGTGGCCGCCCCCAGCACCCCGCCCCCAGCGCCCCGGCCTCGGCCCGGCCGTGACCGGCTCCGCCCCGGTCTCCGGCTCCACCGCCTCCGGCAGCTACACCGTGCAGTCCGGTGA
- the cmk gene encoding (d)CMP kinase, translating to METADRSDAPAIADDLAPAGPVVVVLDGPAGTGKSTVSREIAARLGLSFLDTGAMYRAMTYWLLENGVDVEDADAVAVASGKPVVRSGTDAAGPTITVDGVDVSGPIRGPEVTAAVSAVSAVPEVRTRMVELQRGSAAAAPVGIVAEGRDLGTVVFPRADLKVYLTASAEIRATRRAAQLGVTDAAGITAILLDIERRDAADSGRATSPLAKAADAVEVDTGEMTPEQVVDRIIALVHGRVAVPVDRSRRS from the coding sequence GTGGAAACAGCCGACCGCTCGGACGCCCCGGCGATCGCCGACGACCTGGCGCCGGCCGGCCCCGTGGTCGTCGTCCTCGACGGCCCGGCCGGCACCGGCAAGTCCACCGTCTCCCGGGAGATCGCGGCACGGCTGGGCCTGAGCTTCCTGGACACCGGCGCGATGTACCGGGCGATGACCTACTGGCTGCTGGAGAACGGCGTGGACGTCGAGGACGCCGACGCGGTGGCGGTGGCCTCCGGCAAGCCGGTGGTGCGCTCCGGCACCGACGCGGCGGGACCGACGATAACCGTGGACGGGGTGGACGTCTCCGGCCCGATCCGGGGCCCCGAGGTCACCGCCGCCGTCAGCGCCGTCTCGGCCGTCCCCGAGGTCCGCACCCGGATGGTCGAGCTGCAGCGCGGCTCCGCCGCCGCCGCGCCGGTCGGCATCGTCGCCGAGGGCCGGGACCTGGGCACGGTGGTCTTCCCGCGGGCGGACCTCAAGGTCTACCTGACCGCCTCGGCGGAGATCCGGGCCACCCGCCGGGCCGCCCAGCTGGGCGTCACCGACGCGGCGGGGATCACCGCGATCCTGCTCGACATCGAGCGCCGCGACGCCGCCGACTCCGGGCGGGCGACCTCGCCGCTGGCCAAGGCCGCCGACGCGGTCGAGGTCGACACCGGCGAGATGACGCCGGAGCAGGTCGTCGACCGGATCATCGCGCTGGTGCACGGTCGGGTCGCCGTCCCGGTGGACCGGTCCCGGCGGTCCTGA
- the der gene encoding ribosome biogenesis GTPase Der, translating to MSNEEIVGNSGGEDALDAADYAEFMALAAEEGFDPEEIGSLALEGPMPVLAVVGRPNVGKSTLVNRIIGRREAVVEDRPGVTRDRVEYEATWNGRRFKLVDTGGWEIDVFGLDAMVAAQAELGIQNSDAVLFVVDATVGSTDTDEALVKLIRKSGKPVVLCANKVDGLSGEADAAMLWSLGLGEPYCVSALHGRGSGDLLDAILDKLPPAPEQVFGGIPEGGPRRVALIGRPNVGKSSLLNKVAKEDRVVVNELAGTTRDPVDELIELGGKTWKFIDTAGIRRRVHQTAGADFYASLRTSAALEKAEVAVVLIDASETLAEQDTRIISMAVDSGRAVVVAYNKWDQLDEERRYYLEREIEQDLVQVQWAPRVNVSALTGRHMEKLVPAIETALEGWETRIPTARLNAFLGELVAAHPHPVRGGKQPRILFGTQAGVKPPRFVLFASGFIEAGYRRFIERRLREEFGFVGTPISISVRVREKRGRK from the coding sequence ATGAGCAACGAGGAGATCGTCGGCAACAGCGGCGGCGAGGACGCGCTGGACGCGGCGGACTACGCCGAGTTCATGGCGCTCGCGGCCGAGGAGGGCTTCGACCCGGAGGAGATCGGCAGTCTGGCCCTGGAGGGCCCGATGCCGGTCCTCGCCGTGGTCGGACGCCCCAACGTCGGCAAGTCGACCCTGGTGAACCGGATCATCGGCCGCCGCGAGGCGGTCGTCGAGGACCGTCCCGGGGTCACCCGCGACCGGGTCGAGTACGAGGCGACCTGGAACGGCCGCCGCTTCAAGCTGGTCGACACCGGCGGCTGGGAGATCGACGTCTTCGGGCTCGACGCCATGGTCGCCGCCCAGGCCGAGCTGGGCATCCAGAACTCCGACGCGGTGCTGTTCGTGGTGGACGCCACCGTCGGCTCGACCGACACCGACGAGGCGCTGGTCAAGCTGATCCGCAAGTCCGGCAAGCCGGTCGTGCTCTGCGCCAACAAGGTCGACGGCCTGTCCGGCGAGGCCGACGCGGCGATGCTGTGGTCGCTCGGCCTCGGCGAGCCCTACTGCGTCTCCGCGCTGCACGGCCGCGGCTCCGGCGACCTGCTGGACGCCATCCTGGACAAGCTGCCGCCCGCGCCCGAGCAGGTCTTCGGCGGCATCCCGGAGGGCGGCCCGCGCCGGGTGGCGCTGATCGGCCGTCCCAACGTCGGCAAGTCCAGCCTGCTGAACAAGGTGGCCAAGGAGGACCGGGTCGTCGTCAACGAGCTGGCCGGGACCACCCGCGACCCGGTCGACGAGCTGATCGAGCTCGGTGGCAAGACCTGGAAGTTCATCGACACCGCAGGCATCCGCCGCCGGGTGCACCAGACCGCCGGCGCCGACTTCTACGCCTCGCTGCGCACCTCCGCCGCGCTGGAGAAGGCGGAGGTGGCGGTCGTCCTGATCGACGCCAGCGAGACGCTCGCCGAGCAGGACACCCGCATCATCAGCATGGCCGTGGACTCCGGCCGCGCCGTCGTCGTGGCCTACAACAAGTGGGACCAGCTCGACGAGGAGCGCCGTTACTACCTGGAGCGGGAGATCGAGCAGGACCTGGTCCAGGTGCAGTGGGCGCCCCGGGTCAACGTCTCCGCGCTCACCGGCCGCCACATGGAGAAGCTGGTGCCGGCCATCGAGACCGCGCTGGAGGGCTGGGAGACCCGGATCCCGACCGCGCGGCTGAACGCCTTCCTCGGCGAGCTCGTCGCCGCCCACCCGCACCCGGTGCGCGGCGGCAAGCAGCCCCGCATCCTGTTCGGCACCCAGGCCGGGGTGAAGCCCCCGCGCTTCGTGCTCTTCGCCTCGGGCTTCATCGAGGCCGGCTACCGGCGCTTCATCGAGCGCCGGCTGCGCGAGGAGTTCGGCTTCGTCGGCACGCCGATCTCCATCAGCGTCCGGGTGCGCGAGAAGCGCGGACGCAAGTAG
- a CDS encoding ABC transporter permease subunit, whose translation MSAPLALELVPAGVAVGSAAALAGLGLVVCHRATGVLNVAQGAIAMVTAYLLRQTVVVWHWPRALAACCCLLLFAPGLGVLLDVLVFRRLQRRRAGPGEGLVAGIGVFVLLTGGAYLLWGPAARTDAPSLLPQQRLATVAGIDLRLDTVLELGAVLLLAAGWGAVTRWTAFGTSLRAVVDDRRLAELGGLDADMVSSVGWAFSSFTAGAAGVLLAPSLQLDPYGLPLLVMETMAVAILARLRSVPVAIAAALLLGVAQSELTQFHFRGAAQSLLQAGDADLFVLALLAAVLLPRLLPPATRGGYEPALASARPPGRGPLPAGLLAPLLLLPLAFRADDLRAALQVPALALVLLSIVVVTGYAGQISLGQAGYAGLGALATGLFAGGGIPGLPRLPVAAALAAAVAVAALLGLLVGRPTVHRRGLALALATLAVGTALSRLVFQQPYAASGLLLDRTGLLGDDRVFYGLELLLLGGSLLLVRALHRGRTGRALGAVRDHEPAAAASGVAVARVKLLAFTVGAALAALGGGLLGLGVQAFDPDSFDPVYGLVWFAAVVVAGVDSALGAVLAAAVLTALDAGTLPGVSTAVVGALALLQGRLPQALGVEPELPPEPRPAPAVRLGPLGRRVAGRVARAAQAARAEGGGP comes from the coding sequence GTGAGCGCGCCCCTCGCCCTGGAGCTGGTGCCGGCCGGGGTCGCCGTCGGCTCCGCCGCCGCGCTGGCCGGCCTCGGGCTGGTCGTCTGCCACCGGGCGACCGGGGTGCTCAACGTCGCCCAGGGCGCCATCGCCATGGTCACCGCCTACCTGCTCCGGCAGACCGTCGTGGTCTGGCACTGGCCGCGCGCCCTCGCCGCCTGCTGCTGCCTGCTGCTGTTCGCGCCCGGCCTCGGCGTCCTGCTCGACGTCCTGGTCTTCCGCCGGCTGCAACGCCGCCGGGCCGGGCCTGGGGAGGGCCTGGTCGCCGGGATCGGCGTGTTCGTGCTGCTCACCGGCGGCGCGTACCTGCTCTGGGGGCCGGCCGCGCGGACCGACGCCCCCTCCCTGCTGCCGCAGCAGCGGCTCGCCACCGTGGCCGGGATCGACCTGCGCCTCGACACCGTGCTGGAGTTGGGCGCGGTGCTGCTGCTCGCCGCAGGCTGGGGCGCGGTCACCCGCTGGACCGCCTTCGGGACCAGCCTGCGCGCCGTCGTCGACGATCGCCGACTCGCCGAACTCGGCGGTCTGGACGCCGACATGGTCTCCTCGGTCGGCTGGGCCTTCAGCTCCTTCACCGCCGGGGCGGCCGGGGTGCTGCTCGCCCCGAGTCTCCAACTCGACCCCTACGGGCTGCCGTTGCTGGTCATGGAGACGATGGCGGTGGCGATCCTGGCCCGGCTGCGCAGCGTTCCGGTCGCCATCGCCGCCGCGCTGCTGCTCGGCGTGGCCCAGAGCGAACTGACGCAGTTCCACTTCCGGGGCGCGGCCCAGTCCCTGCTCCAGGCCGGGGACGCCGACCTGTTCGTGCTGGCGCTGCTGGCCGCCGTGCTGCTGCCCCGGCTGCTGCCCCCGGCCACCCGCGGCGGCTACGAGCCGGCTCTGGCCTCGGCCCGGCCCCCCGGTCGCGGGCCGCTCCCGGCCGGGCTGCTCGCCCCGCTCCTGCTGTTGCCGCTGGCCTTCCGTGCCGACGACCTGCGCGCGGCGCTCCAGGTCCCGGCGCTGGCCCTGGTGCTGCTCTCGATCGTGGTGGTCACCGGCTACGCCGGACAGATCTCGCTCGGCCAGGCCGGGTACGCCGGCCTGGGCGCGCTGGCCACCGGGCTGTTCGCGGGCGGCGGGATCCCCGGCCTGCCCCGGCTGCCGGTCGCGGCGGCACTGGCCGCCGCCGTCGCGGTGGCCGCCCTGCTCGGCCTGCTGGTCGGCCGCCCCACCGTCCACCGCCGGGGGCTGGCGCTGGCCCTGGCCACCCTGGCCGTCGGCACCGCGCTCAGCCGACTGGTCTTCCAACAGCCCTACGCGGCAAGCGGACTGCTGCTCGACCGGACCGGGCTGCTGGGCGACGACCGGGTCTTCTACGGCCTGGAGCTGCTGCTGCTCGGCGGCTCGCTGCTGCTGGTGCGGGCGCTGCACCGGGGGCGCACCGGACGGGCGTTGGGGGCGGTGCGCGACCACGAGCCCGCCGCCGCGGCCTCCGGCGTGGCCGTCGCCCGGGTCAAGCTGCTGGCCTTCACCGTCGGCGCGGCCCTCGCCGCCCTGGGCGGGGGACTGCTCGGGCTGGGCGTCCAGGCCTTCGACCCGGACAGCTTCGACCCGGTCTACGGCCTGGTCTGGTTCGCCGCCGTGGTGGTGGCGGGGGTCGACAGCGCCCTCGGCGCGGTGCTCGCCGCCGCCGTGCTCACCGCCCTGGACGCCGGCACGCTGCCCGGGGTGTCCACCGCCGTGGTCGGCGCGCTGGCGCTGCTCCAGGGCCGGCTGCCGCAGGCCCTGGGCGTCGAGCCGGAGCTGCCGCCGGAGCCGCGCCCGGCCCCGGCGGTCCGGCTCGGCCCGCTGGGCCGCCGGGTGGCCGGGCGGGTGGCGCGGGCCGCGCAGGCGGCGCGGGCCGAGGGCGGCGGGCCGTGA
- a CDS encoding ATP-binding cassette domain-containing protein has protein sequence MPLEISLDRARARYGPLEALHGVDLRIPSGRLTLLLGRNGAGRSTALQALAGTVPLSSGRVLWHAGAGGPRDITRLETYRRARLGICLVPSERAVFPSLSAAEHLSLLGPRGRAAAEALFPELLPLLDRPAGRLSGGEQQLLALARALAGPSRLLLLDEPGRGLAGPVLDRVRTALAAAVAAGRTVVLAEQTPPPAPLRPDLVYRIHRGAVAFAGEPGTEPPGP, from the coding sequence GTGCCGCTTGAGATCAGCCTGGACCGGGCCCGGGCCCGCTACGGACCGCTGGAGGCCCTGCACGGCGTCGACCTGCGCATCCCCTCGGGCCGGCTGACGCTGCTGCTGGGCCGCAACGGCGCCGGGCGCAGCACCGCCCTCCAGGCGCTGGCCGGGACGGTCCCGCTGTCGTCCGGCCGGGTGCTCTGGCACGCCGGGGCGGGCGGTCCGCGCGACATCACCCGGCTGGAGACCTACCGCCGGGCCCGGTTGGGCATCTGCCTGGTCCCGTCCGAGCGGGCGGTCTTCCCCTCGCTCTCGGCGGCGGAGCACCTGTCGCTGCTGGGGCCGCGCGGCCGGGCGGCGGCGGAGGCGCTCTTTCCGGAACTGCTCCCGCTGCTGGACCGCCCGGCCGGCCGGCTCTCCGGCGGTGAGCAGCAACTGCTGGCGCTGGCACGGGCGTTGGCCGGGCCCTCGCGACTGCTGCTGCTGGACGAGCCGGGGCGCGGACTGGCCGGGCCGGTGCTGGACCGGGTCAGGACCGCGCTGGCGGCGGCGGTGGCGGCGGGCCGGACGGTGGTGCTGGCCGAGCAGACGCCGCCGCCCGCGCCGCTGCGCCCGGACCTGGTCTACCGGATCCACCGGGGCGCGGTGGCCTTCGCCGGCGAGCCCGGCACGGAACCGCCGGGGCCGTGA
- a CDS encoding prephenate dehydrogenase, protein MRTAAVIGTGLIGTSAALALSARGITVHLRDADPDAARTAASLGAGTLDAPAAPVDLAIIAVPPALIASVLADCQREGLARWYTDVASVKAGPRRDIAALGCDTVHYIGSHPMAGAERNGPLAARADLFEGRTWVLTPMPETDTDTLNAALELVALCGAVPVVMEAGAHDRAVALVSHTPQVLASLVAARLEQAEENAVRLAGPGIRDTTRIAASNPAMWVEILSANAGMVADVLEELAADLGGAVAGLRSLEAADEAKRGEGAHAVEDVLRRGNAGRARIPGKHGAPPTRYETVAVLIGDQPGELARLFAEAGRAGVNIEDVLIEHSTGQQAGLVQLMVAPSAAPSLAVALTDRGWRVRSDR, encoded by the coding sequence ATGCGCACAGCCGCCGTCATCGGCACCGGACTGATCGGTACCTCCGCCGCGCTCGCGCTCAGCGCGCGCGGAATAACGGTCCATCTGCGGGACGCGGACCCGGACGCCGCCAGGACGGCCGCCTCGCTCGGGGCCGGCACCCTGGACGCGCCGGCCGCCCCGGTCGACCTGGCGATCATCGCCGTCCCGCCGGCCCTGATCGCCTCCGTCCTGGCCGACTGCCAGCGGGAGGGCCTGGCCCGCTGGTACACCGACGTGGCCAGCGTCAAGGCCGGACCGCGCCGTGACATCGCCGCGCTGGGCTGCGACACCGTCCACTACATCGGCAGCCATCCGATGGCCGGGGCGGAGCGCAACGGGCCGCTGGCCGCGCGGGCCGACCTGTTCGAGGGCCGGACCTGGGTGCTGACCCCGATGCCGGAGACCGACACCGACACCCTCAACGCCGCGCTGGAGCTGGTCGCCCTCTGCGGGGCGGTGCCGGTGGTGATGGAGGCGGGGGCGCACGACCGCGCGGTGGCCCTGGTCTCGCACACTCCGCAGGTGCTGGCCAGCCTGGTCGCCGCCCGGCTGGAGCAGGCGGAGGAGAACGCGGTGCGGCTGGCCGGTCCCGGCATCCGCGACACCACCCGGATCGCCGCCTCCAACCCGGCGATGTGGGTGGAGATCCTCAGCGCCAACGCCGGGATGGTCGCCGACGTGCTGGAGGAGCTGGCCGCCGACCTCGGCGGCGCGGTCGCCGGGCTGCGCTCGCTGGAGGCCGCCGACGAGGCCAAGCGCGGCGAGGGCGCCCACGCCGTCGAGGACGTGCTGCGGCGCGGCAACGCCGGCCGGGCCCGGATCCCCGGCAAGCACGGGGCTCCGCCGACCCGCTACGAGACGGTCGCGGTGCTCATCGGCGACCAGCCGGGCGAGCTGGCCAGGCTGTTCGCCGAGGCCGGAAGGGCCGGGGTCAACATCGAGGACGTGCTGATCGAGCACTCCACCGGCCAGCAGGCCGGCCTGGTCCAGCTGATGGTCGCGCCCTCGGCCGCGCCCTCGCTGGCCGTCGCCCTGACCGACCGGGGCTGGCGGGTGCGCTCGGACCGGTAA
- a CDS encoding ABC transporter substrate-binding protein has protein sequence MLLSSRSLPEPGSRRRPRRGPAAGPVAVLALVLAAALPLAACGSRLPERDFSGGSSASTTGPAAPAAAPVTVGIITSVTSPLGVNEFSGPLYGAQAFFRALDAAGGLDGHQVHVITCDDSGDGGENQTCVHQLVDQDHVVALVAGSELDYAGAPYVAAQHVPDIGGEPISTAYDQYPYLYQIYGSSEPRDGGSVGWNGTEYQTTEVYQYFRQKLGLRRATVVSYNQVDSTRYAAELVQGLKAEGYQVMSQTVDFELPDFAAVAADMKSQGAQLLMDALDTPGNIALCQAMAADGVTVAAKVTNDQNWSEQVRQDYAAVPGCRNVLWVTSDSRNYEDVQYPAVAAFRAAMQRYYPERAALMSQWELEGWAAAQWFADAALSCGAGQVDRACVNAFMERPQPYDAHGLLIPTDFTAKPPPTGEQRACLDVARWEDSATFPGGVRGGWVTQVPNMDTDCFEVPALPFRP, from the coding sequence ATGCTCCTGAGCAGCCGCAGCCTCCCGGAGCCGGGCAGCCGTCGCCGTCCCCGCCGCGGGCCGGCGGCGGGGCCGGTCGCCGTGCTCGCGCTGGTGCTGGCCGCCGCCCTGCCGCTGGCGGCCTGCGGCAGCAGGCTGCCGGAGCGGGACTTCTCCGGCGGCTCCAGCGCCTCCACGACCGGCCCGGCCGCACCCGCCGCCGCGCCGGTCACGGTCGGCATCATCACCTCCGTGACCAGCCCGCTGGGCGTGAACGAGTTCAGCGGCCCGCTCTACGGCGCGCAGGCGTTCTTCCGCGCCCTGGACGCCGCCGGCGGCCTGGACGGCCACCAGGTGCACGTCATCACCTGCGACGACAGCGGTGACGGCGGGGAGAACCAGACCTGCGTCCACCAGCTGGTCGACCAGGACCACGTGGTGGCGCTGGTGGCCGGCAGCGAGCTGGACTACGCCGGCGCGCCCTACGTGGCCGCCCAGCACGTGCCCGACATCGGCGGCGAGCCGATCAGCACCGCCTACGACCAGTACCCGTACCTCTACCAGATCTACGGCAGCTCGGAGCCGCGCGACGGCGGCTCGGTCGGCTGGAACGGCACCGAGTACCAGACCACCGAGGTCTACCAGTACTTCCGGCAGAAGCTGGGGCTCCGCCGGGCCACCGTCGTCTCGTACAACCAGGTGGACTCCACCCGCTACGCGGCCGAGCTGGTCCAGGGCCTGAAGGCCGAGGGCTACCAGGTGATGAGCCAGACGGTCGACTTCGAGCTGCCGGACTTCGCCGCGGTCGCGGCCGACATGAAGTCCCAGGGCGCCCAGCTGCTGATGGACGCCCTGGACACGCCCGGCAACATCGCGCTGTGCCAGGCCATGGCCGCCGACGGGGTGACCGTGGCGGCGAAGGTGACCAACGACCAGAACTGGTCCGAACAGGTCCGGCAGGACTACGCCGCCGTCCCCGGCTGCCGCAACGTGCTGTGGGTGACCTCGGACAGCCGCAACTACGAGGACGTCCAGTACCCGGCGGTGGCGGCCTTCCGGGCGGCGATGCAGCGCTACTACCCGGAGCGGGCCGCGCTGATGTCGCAGTGGGAGCTGGAGGGCTGGGCGGCGGCCCAGTGGTTCGCCGACGCGGCCCTGTCCTGCGGGGCCGGCCAGGTGGACCGGGCCTGCGTGAACGCCTTCATGGAGCGCCCCCAGCCCTATGACGCCCACGGGCTGCTGATCCCGACCGACTTCACCGCGAAGCCGCCGCCCACCGGCGAGCAGCGGGCCTGCCTGGACGTGGCCCGCTGGGAGGACTCGGCGACCTTTCCGGGCGGCGTCAGGGGCGGCTGGGTCACCCAGGTGCCGAACATGGACACCGACTGCTTCGAGGTCCCGGCCCTGCCGTTCCGGCCCTGA
- a CDS encoding cupin domain-containing protein has translation MQDRVYVGKAGPDAALDRGWLLGHFKPEGDARHSEDVEIKWGVHPPGDTRAQWVSGEQRTALLVLISGRFRVELPGRSVLLAEQGDYVVWGRGVDHSWIAEEESVVLTVRWPSVAGYAVP, from the coding sequence GTGCAGGACCGGGTCTACGTCGGCAAGGCCGGTCCGGACGCCGCGCTGGACCGGGGCTGGCTGCTGGGCCACTTCAAGCCGGAGGGCGACGCCCGGCACAGCGAGGACGTCGAGATCAAGTGGGGCGTCCACCCGCCCGGCGACACCCGCGCCCAGTGGGTCAGCGGCGAGCAGCGGACCGCTCTGCTGGTCCTGATCAGCGGCCGGTTCCGGGTCGAACTCCCGGGCCGCAGCGTGCTGCTGGCCGAGCAGGGCGACTACGTCGTCTGGGGCCGCGGCGTCGACCACTCCTGGATTGCCGAGGAGGAGTCGGTGGTGCTCACCGTCCGCTGGCCCTCCGTCGCGGGCTACGCCGTCCCCTGA